The following coding sequences are from one Diospyros lotus cultivar Yz01 chromosome 7, ASM1463336v1, whole genome shotgun sequence window:
- the LOC127806120 gene encoding probable galactinol--sucrose galactosyltransferase 6, whose amino-acid sequence MVAHPSCYSFTQSLATTINNHSLLFPPITSTAFPVPVQFSKLTSISPLPSIFAFQRRGLGSREKKVKREMTIKPAVRISDRKLVVKDRTILTNVPDNVVATSGSTSGPVEGVFLGPVFDEESSRHVVSLGNLREVRFMACFRFKLWWMAQKMGVRGSDIPLETQFLLVETKDGSHLESDGGNEENQIVYTVFLPLIEGPFRACLQGNAQDEVELCLESGDTETTSSAFSYSVYVSAGTDPYATITDAIRAVKSHLKTFRQRHEKRLPGIVDYFGWCTWDAFYQEVTQEGVEAGLQSLASGGAPPKFVIIDDGWQSVGGDLEQPQPLMRLTGIKENSKFQSKEDPAAGIKSIVNIAKEKHGLKYVYVWHAITGYWGGVRPGVKEMEQYGSLMKYPMVSKGVVENEPGWKTDAIAVQGLGLVNPKNVYKFYNELHTYLAAAGIDGVKVDVQCILETLGAGLGGRVELTRQYHQALDASVAKNFPENGCIACMSHNTDALYCSKQTAVVRASDDFYPRDPVSHTIHIAAVAYNSVFLGEFMQPDWDMFHSLHQAAEYHASARAISGGPVYVSDAPGKHNFDLLKKLVLPDGSILRARLPGRPTTDCLFSDPARDGISLLKIWNMNKYTGVLGVYNCQGAAWNIIERKNTFHPTSAEAITGFLRGRDVHLIREAATDPAWNGDCAVYCHLSRELVTLPYNAAMPISLKVLEHEIFTVTPIRVLGPGFRFAPLGLIDMFNAGGAIEGLKYEVKAGANLFELEDGYRGEGNELAAEKIENLSSELVATVWMEVKGCGRFGAYSSAKPRKCTVGSAIVDFKYDSVSGLVTWSLDHMPGKEHKYHIVEIEI is encoded by the exons ATGGTGGCGCATCCGTCATGCTACAGTTTCACGCAGTCCTTGGCCACCACTATAAATAACCATTCCCTCCTCTTCCCTCCCATCACATCCACTGCCTTTCCCGTACCTGTCCAATTCTCAAAACTCACTTCAATCTCTCCGTTACCATCCATCTTTGCCTTTCAG AGGAGGGGTTTGGGATCGAGGGAAAAGAAGGTAAAGAGAGAGATGACGATCAAGCCGGCGGTTCGGATCTCGGACCGGAAGCTGGTGGTGAAGGACCGGACCATCCTAACGAACGTGCCGGACAATGTGGTCGCTACGTCCGGTTCGACATCGGGCCCGGTCGAGGGAGTATTTCTCGGGCCGGTCTTCGACGAGGAGAGCAGCCGACACGTGGTGTCGCTCGGGAACCTGCGCGAGGTCCGGTTCATGGCATGCTTCCGGTTCAAGCTCTGGTGGATGGCCCAGAAAATGGGCGTCCGGGGGAGCGATATTCCGCTGGAAACGCAGTTCTTGTTGGTCGAAACCAAGGACGGGTCTCACCTCGAATCGGACGGTGGGAATGAAGAAAATCAGATCGTGTACACAGTCTTCCTCCCTCTGATCGAAGGCCCGTTTCGGGCCTGTTTACAGGGCAACGCGCAAGACGAAGTTGAGCTTTGTTTGGAAAGCGGCGACACTGAAACGACGTCGTCGGCTTTCAGTTATTCGGTGTATGTCAGCGCAGGGACGGACCCGTATGCGACCATCACGGACGCGATCAGGGCCGTCAAATCGCATCTGAAAACGTTCCGGCAGCGGCACGAGAAACGGTTGCCTGGAATCGTAGACTACTTCGGGTGGTGCACCTGGGACGCGTTCTACCAGGAGGTGACTCAGGAGGGCGTCGAGGCCGGCCTCCAGAGCCTCGCCTCCGGCGGCGCGCCTCCGAAGTTCGTGATTATCGACGATGGATGGCAGTCCGTCGGCGGCGACCTCGAACAGCCGCAACCGCTGATGCGACTCACCGGAATCAAAGAGAACTCAAAATTTCAGAGCAAGGAGGATCCGGCGGCTGGGATCAAGAGCATCGTCAACATCGCCAAAGAGAAACACGGATTGAAGTACGTCTACGTCTGGCACGCAATCACCGGATACTGGGGCGGCGTCCGGCCGGGGGTAAAGGAGATGGAGCAATACGGATCATTGATGAAGTACCCGATGGTGTCGAAGGGCGTGGTAGAGAACGAGCCGGGATGGAAGACGGACGCGATTGCGGTGCAGGGACTTGGTCTTGTGAATCCGAAGAACGTGTACAAATTCTACAACGAGCTTCATACCTACCTGGCGGCGGCGGGGATCGACGGCGTGAAGGTGGACGTTCAGTGCATATTGGAAACCCTAGGCGCCGGGTTGGGCGGCCGGGTCGAGCTGACCCGACAGTATCACCAGGCGCTTGATGCTTCCGTGGCGAAGAACTTTCCGGAGAATGGCTGCATCGCCTGCATGAGCCACAATACTGATGCGCTCTACTG CTCTAAACAGACGGCTGTGGTGAGGGCATCAGACGATTTCTACCCGCGCGATCCGGTGTCGCACACCATCCACATAGCCGCGGTTGCATACAATAGTGTCTTCCTCGGAGAGTTCATGCAGCCTGACTGGGATATGTTCCACTCGCTCCATCAGGCAGCTGAGTATCACGCCTCGGCCCGAGCCATCAGCGGCGGGCCCGTTTACGTCAG TGATGCACCTGGGAAGCATAATTTTGATCTCTTGAAAAAACTCGTCTTGCCCGATGGGTCGATCCTCAGGGCCCGCTTACCGGGCCGGCCCACCACAGATTGCCTCTTCTCTGACCCGGCCCGTGATGGTATTAG CCTGTTGAAGATATGGAACATGAACAAATACACTGGAGTTCTTGGAGTCTACAACTGCCAAGGTGCAGCCTGGAACATCATTGAGAGAAAGAACACCTTCCACCCCACCAGCGCCGAGGCGATAACCGGCTTTCTCAGGGGCCGGGATGTCCACCTCATCCGCGAGGCTGCCACAGATCCCGCTTGGAATGGTGACTGTGCAGTCTACTGCCATCTAAGCCGCGAGCTGGTCACACTGCCTTACAATGCTGCAATGCCCATATCCCTAAAGGTCCTCGAACATGAAATCTTCACCGTTACACCCATCAGGGTCTTGGGCCCTGGCTTTAGATTCGCACCCTTGGGGCTCATTGACATGTTCAATGCTGGTGGAGCAATTGAAGGGCTCAAATACGAAGTTAAAGCAGGTGCCAATTTGTTTGAACTAGAAGATGGGTATAGAGGTGAAGGAAATGAATTGGCCGCAGAGAAGATTGAGAACTTGAGCTCGGAATTGGTTGCCACTGTCTGGATGGAGGTTAAAGGGTGTGGCCGGTTTGGTGCTTATTCGTCTGCTAAGCCAAGGAAGTGCACTGTGGGATCAGCCATTGTTGATTTCAAGTACGATTCAGTGTCTGGTTTGGTGACTTGGAGCTTGGATCATATGCCTGGGAAGGAGCACAAGTATCACATTGTTGAGATTGAGATATGA